In Providencia rettgeri, the following proteins share a genomic window:
- a CDS encoding NAD(P)/FAD-dependent oxidoreductase has product MTLSQPKIIVVGGGAGGLELATRLGRKLGRKKRAQITLVDRNPSHLWKPLLHEVATGSLDDGVDAISYLAHARHNAFNFQLGSLTNIDRENKKVVLGELYDKHGELLVPLRELEYDILVMALGSTSNDFGTPGVKEHCIFLDNPHQAHRFHDEMLNLFLRYSVRDNAEESVNIAIVGGGATGVELSAELYNAVEQLTSYGFKGLDTDALNVTLVEAGERILPALPPRISSAAHQELNKLGVNVLTKTMVTSADEDGLNTKEDGKIYADLMVWAAGIKAPDFMKDIAGLETNRINQLVVKPTLQTSRDDMIFAIGDCASCAKPEGGFVPPRAQSAHQMASLCYDNIVALMKDKPLKEYVYKDHGSLVSLSRFSTVGSLMGNLMRGDMMVEGRIARFVYISLYRMHQIALHGYIKTGLMMLVGSINRIIRPKLKLH; this is encoded by the coding sequence ATGACCTTATCTCAACCCAAAATCATCGTTGTCGGCGGTGGTGCTGGCGGATTAGAACTGGCAACACGTTTAGGCCGCAAGTTAGGCCGTAAAAAACGCGCACAAATTACTTTGGTTGACCGCAACCCAAGTCATTTATGGAAACCGCTATTACATGAAGTGGCAACAGGTTCGTTAGATGATGGTGTCGATGCGATAAGCTATCTGGCTCATGCACGCCATAATGCGTTTAATTTCCAGTTAGGTTCGCTTACCAATATTGACCGTGAAAATAAAAAAGTGGTTCTCGGTGAGCTTTATGATAAGCACGGCGAATTATTAGTCCCTCTGCGTGAATTAGAGTACGATATTTTAGTGATGGCACTAGGTAGTACGTCGAATGATTTCGGTACACCTGGCGTCAAAGAACACTGTATTTTCTTAGATAATCCACATCAAGCACATCGTTTTCATGACGAAATGTTAAATCTCTTTTTACGTTATTCAGTGCGTGATAACGCAGAAGAGAGCGTTAATATTGCTATTGTTGGTGGCGGTGCAACGGGCGTTGAGTTATCAGCAGAACTTTATAACGCAGTTGAGCAACTGACCAGTTATGGCTTCAAAGGGTTAGATACGGATGCATTGAATGTGACATTAGTCGAAGCTGGCGAACGTATCTTACCGGCCTTGCCTCCTCGAATTTCAAGTGCAGCTCACCAAGAACTTAATAAGCTAGGTGTGAATGTCTTGACAAAAACCATGGTGACCAGTGCTGATGAAGATGGTTTGAATACGAAAGAAGATGGTAAAATCTATGCGGACCTCATGGTTTGGGCTGCAGGGATCAAAGCACCTGACTTCATGAAAGATATCGCTGGGTTAGAAACCAACCGCATTAACCAATTGGTGGTAAAACCAACGTTACAAACATCTCGTGATGATATGATTTTTGCCATTGGCGATTGTGCGTCTTGCGCTAAGCCAGAAGGGGGCTTCGTACCGCCAAGGGCGCAGTCAGCCCATCAAATGGCTAGCCTTTGTTATGATAATATCGTCGCATTAATGAAAGATAAGCCTTTAAAAGAGTATGTTTATAAAGACCATGGCTCATTAGTATCACTATCTCGCTTTAGTACCGTTGGTAGCTTGATGGGCAATTTAATGCGTGGGGATATGATGGTAGAGGGACGCATTGCACGCTTTGTGTACATTTCTTTATATCGTATGCACCAAATTGCATTACATGGTTATATTAAAACTGGGCTAATGATGCTTGTTGGTAGTATTAACCGAATTATTCGACCGAAGTTAAAATTGCACTAA
- the umoD gene encoding UmoD family flagellar biogenesis regulator yields MKLKFKLLLATVVVFLIVLLVALFNRAPEIKLATVLSVEPIQSNRLVEYENCTVTGVLGSFNQQSLSRFHPAQSECKMVFMIEALQGKGFPSLFDMQDQTCVKTQKMELVVIGYDVVYQIGKNIGKVRTSYAPSMFIPLDDEGRLVLTSSNSVCETIRSDIKELLPFYCLQQNELPITKNASVVLELQPNKNTFGFME; encoded by the coding sequence ATGAAGCTAAAATTTAAGTTGTTATTAGCAACAGTAGTGGTATTCCTTATTGTCTTGCTCGTGGCTTTATTCAACCGAGCCCCTGAAATTAAGTTGGCTACGGTTTTATCTGTTGAACCAATCCAATCCAATCGCCTTGTGGAGTATGAAAATTGTACAGTGACTGGGGTTCTAGGTTCTTTTAATCAACAGTCTCTTTCTCGCTTTCATCCTGCGCAAAGTGAATGCAAAATGGTTTTCATGATTGAAGCGCTGCAAGGGAAAGGCTTTCCATCGCTGTTTGATATGCAAGATCAAACCTGTGTGAAGACACAAAAAATGGAATTAGTTGTTATTGGGTATGATGTTGTGTACCAAATAGGTAAAAATATTGGAAAAGTTAGAACATCCTATGCACCATCAATGTTTATTCCATTAGATGATGAAGGGCGCCTAGTATTAACATCATCTAATTCAGTATGTGAAACCATTCGCAGTGATATAAAAGAGTTATTACCCTTTTATTGTCTACAGCAAAATGAATTACCGATCACAAAAAACGCATCAGTAGTCTTAGAATTGCAGCCGAACAAAAATACATTTGGTTTTATGGAATAA